The Lysinibacillus irui sequence AATTTGATCTTACTGGGATTCCAGGTGTTACCGCTTCTATGGAGCTTTATCTAAAAGATGACCTTTCTCCAATACCACCACAAGAAGCCGGCAAAGCTGAAAATGAGGAAGTTGAAGAAGAGGAAGCTTATCCAATACAATCTGCTTATGGTGCAGCGAAAGGTGAAGCAGTCAGCATGATAATCGATGCTGTTCCAGATCAAGAATACGTATTAAGTGTATCTAATGAGAGTAATAGTGAGTTTTCAATGGAGATGTTCTTTAGTGGTGGCATTGAAAAAGAGGAAACGATCAGTGAATCTATGATTCCTTACACATTAAAAGGTGAAGTGGTGACCCTTCCTCCTGACGAGGATGGACTACCTTTAGATGAAGCCATGTTAGAAGAAAACGTCCCAGAGGAACAAGTACCTATTTCACCAAGTAACATAAAAAAACGCAATGAAATGGATAGCCTGATGAGTATGTTAATGACACCTATGACGTCGGGCAATCTTGAAAATGTTGATCAAATTCTGAAACAGGCGATACGCTTTGATATCGGCGAAGATCAAAAAGCTTATTTCCAAACTGAATATGATGAAGATTTCTTCACATTTAAAGCGAAGGAAGACGCTCTCTATAGTTTTAGCTTTAACAAAGGTACAAACCAAATGCCTACGGGTACAGTGTTTGAATATGACGAGGAAGCAAAGGAATTAATTCCGGTTTCTTCCTTAACAAATGATCTCGGCATTTTAGCACTACTACTTGGTTCAGCCGGTAATGAAAATGAAGCAAAGGTCATTCCATTAAAAAAGGACAAAACATATGTAGTAGCTGTTGTTAATGCTGGTGAACGTTCTGCTGATCCTTACACATTGAAAACTAGTAAAATAGGTGAAATTCCAGCAGATTATAATCCGGAAAATAATGAGGAAGCAAAAGCCCTCAAAATTCAACCGGGTACTACTTACAAAGATCATCTCATTTATTCAGATGATGTAGATTACTACTACTATAAGCAAGAAGGCAATGATGAAGTGATGAGCCTGCTTCTTTCTTCGGTTCCGTTTACAAATGAACAATTAGCGCAACTACCAAATGAACTGCAAAAAGACTTGAAATTTGCAGGAGCGATTATCGAGGATACGAACGGTAATATGAAAATTGATCCGAAGGAAATGGAAACTGAAGTTCCATTTGGACTTGGTGACAACATACTTGAAATGCTCCTTGGAATGATGGGAACAACTGATGTCAACACATCCTTTACGGCTAAAAAAGATCGAGGCTATTTTATCCTTGTTAACAGCATGGGGCTTGGTCAAGTGTCCGCTCAACCGTATACATTAACGCTGTTTGACCATAAGCGAGCAGACGAAGATGCCGATTCTAAATTAGTGAATGGAATCCCAACCAAACCATCTGCTCTTACGAAAAAAGAGGATCGATGGATCGCAAGTCAGTATTTAAATGCAGGTATCCCATTTGGTGATAAGGATTATTTTGAATGGAACAATGACCAAAAGCGCGACGTGACATTCTCTCTTCAAACAGAAAAATCACTAGATGGCGTCATCCGAGTGATCGATGCAAATGGAAAAACAGTCAAAACGCTAGATCTTTATGGGGCAGGAGATGCTGAGGTAGGTACAGTAGAACTAGATGCTGGTAAATACTATATTGAAGTCAGTGAATATTATGGTCAGGCAAGTACCCTACCTTATACGCTAGAAATTAAATAACCAACCTAATTTCCCCTAGATTATGATAGATCTAGGGGATTTTTAGCACAAAAAAGCATCCGTCCGTAGACAGGATGCTTGCTCGTTTATTTTACATAAAATATTTCACATAATTACAGTATTCATCTTGCTTCATGTGAAGTTTTTCATAAAGTTTACGCGCATTTACATTATCGGCTGCTGTTTGTAGCGTAACATAGCGAGCATCTTGTTGCTCACAATATTGAAATACCTGTTCCATCAATGCCTTGCCCACCCCTAGGCCTCTAGCATCTTCGGTTACATAAATATCATTGAGAATAAAGGCGCGTTGTAAAGCGACAGAGGAAAATGTTGGATATAATTGTGTAAATCCAATCACCCTACCATCTTCCTGCGCTACAAAAACAACAGACTCTTTTAAAGCCAATCGTAATTGTAAAAATGCCTTGGCACTACTTATATCTGAATCAATCCCATAAAATTGGCGATATTCATCAAATAATTTTGCTAAGTCTTCTAGTTCGTTCATTGTTGCTTGTAGTATTTCCATTCCTGTCTCCCCTTGTGTCTACCCATGATTGTCTAACCTATATTTCTAGAATCTATTATATAGGAAATAATGGTATAAAGAAAAGAATACTCCACTATTTAGAGAAAGAATATTTACGTTTATTCATCCAAATATACAGCAACCTTCTTCACAAGTTGCTGCCAGTTTAGTTCCTTTCGTGCAAATGCTTGCAATTCTACACAAGTATTTGCTAGCAATGCTTCCTGCTTCGTGACTTGCTGGAATGTCCGGCCAATACTTTCCCAGTCATGTGTCGGATGTATGGTGCCAAAACGTTGTTGCTGGGTTATATCATCAGCACCATCCACATCAGTTGTCACAATATAACAACCATTTTTAGCTGCTTCTGCAAAAACATGTGCATAGCATTCAACTAGAGATGTTAAACAAAAGATTTTAGCCTTACGGTATTCCTCCTCTAATTTCACCCTATCATAAATGGGCCCTATGATTGTCACTTGCTTCGCAAGTGGATGACTATCCAGTATCATTAGCAGCTCCTGCTGGAATGTTGCAGACATCGGACCTACTAACCGAAGCTCCCAGTCTGGAATTTGTGCTGCTAGAAAAGCTCTAACAGCCAATATAGTTTGCTTCTCTGGCGAATCTAAGCGTCCCACCATTAAAATTCTATTTTCTTTTTCCTGAAACGGCACCGGCTCTGTGTAAAAATGCTCATAAAAGCCATTGGGCAGATGTTTAATTTCCAATTGTGAAAATTCTTGAATGGCCTTTTGAATAGATACACATTCAGAGGTGAGGAGATCACAGAGTTTTAGTAACTCTAGAAAATATGGATAGGTTTTTAATCGGTTTAGCCAAAATCGATTCACATCTAACTTCATATATATTTTCCCATCTGGATGATAGTGCTTATAGGTCTGGAGAATAGGAAGGTAGGATGGATAGGGACCGATAGCGAATACTATGTCGATCTCCTTTGCATGCTTCACTAAATAGGCATTCATATTCGCCACATAGTCAATGCCAAATGGGACATGTTCAAATTTCACATTAGGAAAAGATTGTTGAAGTAGGGCGTCGTTCATCTCTGTTGTAACAATACTCACTTCATAGCCTAAGTAGTCCCCAAGTAAAATAGGTACAAGGCATAAATCTTTGAAAATATGTGCATCGGAAAGTTTATAGGACTCCACGCTACAAATAAAGGCGATCTTTTTTGACATCGTATCCCTCTTTCTAATAAAGCACTCTAACTAGTTTATGTCCCCCCCTGTTAAACGTGCACAACTTAGTAAATTTTCGCCCTTAGCAGCACATTTCTCTAGTAAAAGAGCTTGATAGATGTAAAAACTACTCTCTCAAAAGCTTCTAAAAACAAGCATTGGCCTACAGTCACACTATATTCACGCATATTGTATTAAAGAATCCGCTCGGTTAAGTAACTCTACTAATTATAAAAGAATGGAGGGATCACATGAAAATCAGCTTTTTATCACCCGCATTTAATAGTGAAGAATGGATCATAACAATGCTTGACAGCATTCCAAAAGAATATGCCTATGAAATTATTGTTGTAGATGATGGTTCCACTGACAATACATTAGCTATTTTACAAGACTATCAAAAAAACTGTGCGGCTTTAAAAATTATCGTTCATCCAACAAACCTAGGTGCGAGCGTTGCATATAATCGGTGTATTGCAGAGGCAACAGGAGACTATATAGCCATCATTGATAGCGATGATCATTATTTGCCTGCCATTCGCAACGTACTCGCACAGGTAGATGGTGAGTTTGATATTTATTATTACAACATGATTATAAAAAATGGCTATGGATTTATTAAAGATGAATCCAACCGCTACTCATTACCTGGTCAGTTTAAAATCATTCGAAGAAGTTTTATCGGTGATGCTAAGTTTACCATTCGGAAAGATATTGCGGGAGATTGGGATTTTAACTGTGCACTCATGGATAAAAATCCAACTTGTAAATATACAAATGAATTTGCCTACTGGTACAACTATCCTAGGGAAAACTCTGAATGTGATTTGCATGAAAAAGGCCTGAAATAAAATGATCCTAATCAACATACAGGAGGTGCTACAAACCATACAATGTTTACAGATAAAATATTACTGATTACAGGAGGCACTGGTTCTTTCGGTAACGCAGTTTTAAAGCGATTTCTAAATACTGATATTAAAGAAATTCGAATTTTTTCAAGGGATGAGAAAAAACAAGACGATATGCGTAAGCTCTATCAGCATTCGAAAATAAAATTTTATATTGGGGATGTCCGTGATATACAAAGTATTCCCAACGCTATGTATAACGTAGACTATGTATTCCATGCCGCTGCGCTTAAGCAAGTTCCCTCCTGTGAATTTTTCCCTTTAGAAGCTGTGAAAACCAATATTTTAGGAACCGACCATGTATTAACTGCCGCCATCCAAGCAGGTGTGAAAAAAATCATTTGTCTATCAACAGATAAAGCAGCCTACCCTGTCAATGCAATGGGGATTTCCAAAGCAATGATGGAGAAGACGTTTATAGCAAAGTCTCGAATGGTTGATCCTCATCAAACGCTTATTTGTGGCACTAGATACGGCAATGTCATGGCTTCACGAGGCTCGGTGATTCCATTATTTATCGAACAAATAAAAGCAGGAAAACCTTTAACGATTACTGATCCAAATATGACACGTTTTATGATGACGCTTGAGGAGGCAGTTGAATTAGTTATCTATGCTTTCTCACATGCACAAAATGGAGATATTATGGTACAAAAATCGCCCGCTGCAACGGTCGAACATTTGGCACAGGCTTTACTTGAAATTTTTCAGGCAAACAATACCATTCAAATTATCGGGACACGGCATGGGGAAAAAATGTATGAAGTATTATGTACAAAAGAAGAAGCAGCAAAGGCCATTGATATGGGCAAATTTTATCGCATCCCAGCGGATAATCGGGATTTAAATTATGGAAAATACCTTGAGGAGGGCTCTCCAAAAATTACTTTAACTGATGAATATAACTCTAACAATACACAACGATTAAGTGTGGCTGATATTAAAGAAAAATTATTAACATTACCTCTTATTCAAAAAGAGCTTCTCCATTGGACGGGAGGAACACCATGAAATTTTTAGTGCTCGGTGCTACCGGTATGGCTGGCCACACCATTGCTATCTATTTATGGGAACAAGGGCATGACGTAACAACATACTCTAGAACTTCTTTCCCATTCGGACACAATATAACAGGTGATGTAACCGACTCCAATTTTTTACGATCCCTGCTGCAAGACAATGATTTTGATGTCGTAATTAATTGTATAGGTGTTTTAAACAATGCTTGTGATGCAAATCCCGCGCAAAGTATTTTGCTAAATAGCTATCTACCACATGCGATTGTAGCTCTCCTAGAAAATCAACAAACAAAGCTTATTCATCTAAGCACAGACTGTGTCTTTTCAGGGCAGAATGCCCCCTATCATGAAAAAAGTATGCGAGACGGGGAGACCTTTTATGATCGCACAAAAGGGTTAGGTGAAATTGAGCGAAACAAGCATTTAACATTTCGTAATTCGATTATTGGTCCTGATTTAAAACAAAACGGCATCGGATTATTCAATTGGTTTATGCAACAAGATGGCCCTATTAATGGTTATACAGGTGCTATTTGGACTGGTGTCACAACAATTACATTAGCTAAAGCCATTGAACGTGCTACCTATGAAGAACTAACAGGGCTCTATCATCTCGTCCATACTTCGAATATATCAAAATATGAACTTCTTCAGTTATGTAACCGACACTTTTTGGATAGTAAACTGGACATTCTCCCCTATCAGCTTGTTAACGTGAATAAAACATTACTAAATACAAGGAACGACTTTTCCTTTGTTGTCCCAAGCTATGAAGAAATGATTGTTGAAATGAAGGAATGGGTGCTACAGCATAAAGATTTATATCCACACTATTTTCGTAAATAATTTCGTATAAACTCCATTATGTGGAAGGTTACTCATAATGGAGTAGTTCTATTGAATCTCGATTCCCTCAGGTAAATGACCCTTTTGAATCCAATTTTCTACAAAATGGTTGAAAAATGCAGGCTTAGCTAACGATACTCCATGACCTATGTTAGTCAATAACACACCGTTGCTATTGGGATGACTGCGAACTAGTTCTATTGCTGATTTTTTCATAATACTTTTCTCTTTGTTTCCAACTGTTATTAAAATTTTCCCTTGGGCTTTGCGAAAACCGGAGGGAATGGTAAACGACATATTTTCCTGTAAAACTCGAACTAATGTATTGACAGATATAGCTGAACTTTCACGATAATAGCGTTCAAAATAATGGTCATCGATATATAAAGATTTCGCTTGGAGTTTCGCGAATGTTTTATTTTTTATAAGCGGAAATGTCAGCCGAATGAGCGGTGGTAGCATCCATTCTAATACAGGAGAAGGAAGAACAAGCGCACTATTAATGATGGTAAAATCAATTAAACTTGGATTTATACTTAGCATTTGAATAGCTATTTGAGCTCCTAACGAGAAACCTATTACTATAATGGGCTTACCATTAGCTTTTTCTTCAATTAGCAGTAGCAGCTCTCTAGCACTTTGCTCAATGGAAAAAGAGGATTGTGACATAAGCTCTGGTACTACACAGTAATAATTGGTAAAATACTGAATTTGCTGATCCCACATCCAGCCCCCAACACCCCCACCATGAATAAACATCATGAACGGATTATTAGTATCGCCATATTCCTTGTAGTACATGTTTACACCCGCTTTCATTCACTCTTTAATCATGGTCATCTAAAAAATCTTTACTGAAGCTTGTTTGTGATTGATAAGATGACCGTTTCCCTAGATCTACTCCTCGTTTTATAATCCCCTTGCCAAAACGCCCCTCAATTTCATCGACTATTTTGAGAATAGGCTCATCTTTTACATGCTCTTGATAATTAAAAATCGATAATTGCTGGGTATAGTCCTTACGATCCACCACATTGGAAACTGTTACACCTAGTAATCTTATTGGAGATTCATCCCAATGCTTATCAAATAATGCACAAGCAATATCATAAATTTCTTCAAAACGATAAAGGACATTGGATATTGTTTTTGAACGCGTGTGATTATGCCAATCTGCATCACGTATTTGAATACTGATCGTAGAACCAGCTAAACGTTTGGCATCAAGGCGTTCTGCTACTTTTTTACATAGCCCTTCAATCGTCTTATGTAGTGTGCGAATATCTGTCACATCTTCTGGTAATGTTGTTGAATTTCCTACGCTCTTCGTATCAAAAATCGCCTCGGGATCAACTACTCTATGATCTATCCCATTGGCCCTTGCTCGAAGTCGCACACCATTCTTCCCTAAAATTTGCTTCATCTTAAACTCTTCTGCTTGAGCTAAGTCACCAATTGTAAAAATACCATGTGCATTTAATTTTTTTGCTGTACTTGCCCCAATACCATGCATATTGACAACCTCACGATTCCATAGCTGCTGTTCAATATCACGTATCCGTAAAATGGTTATACCCATCGGTTTTTTCATATCAGAAGCGGTTTTCGCTAAAAATTTATTGGGTGCAATACCGATGGAACAAGGTAAATCAAGCTCCGCTAACATACGCTCTTGTATTTCCTGGGCAATACTTAACGCATGTTTTTCCTTACTTAACTCTGTAATATCCATGTAGCCTTCATCGATTGAAACAGGCTCTACTAAAGGAGTATAGCTACGCAAAATCGTAAACATTTCTTTAGATGCTGCTCGATATTTTTGAAAATCCGGAGGCAATAACAAGAGCTCAGGACATTTACGTTTTGCTTCATGGACTGTCATTGTTGTATAAATACCGAGAGCTCTTGCTTCATAGGAACAGGTTACTAAAATGCCACGGCGCTCCTTTGGGTTACCTGCGATTGCGATGGGCTTGCCCTTTAAGCTAGGATCATGTGCCTGCTCCACTGAAGCATAGAAACTATTCATATCCACATGTAAAATTACACGTCCTTTATGAGTCATGTTAAATCACCTCTTTGTTCTCTTAGCTTTATTATACGCTTGCTATCCATTAATCAACAAATGCATAATCACCATTACTTTCGAGTATATCCTTTAAGATGATTAATGCCTGCTCCAATTGCGTTTCTGGTGCTGCAATGGCTAATCGAACTGCATTCACAGGCTTTGTATTCCCAACAGCGAAACGCTCCGCCGCATAAACTTGTACACCAGCTTTGGAGGCTAACAATTCAAATTGAACACCTGTAAATTTTTCAGGTAAGTGGAGCCATCTGAAAATACATTCGTCATCCCCTAAAATGTGATAATCTCCTAAATACTGATTAACAAGCGTATTTTGCTGCCTAGCATAGGCTCGATGTTTTTCTAAAATCGTTTGCGCCACCCCTTCATGAATCAATCTAGCAGCAAGTTCCAGCATCATAGGAGAGATGGAAATGTTGATATTATAGAGAGTTTCCATAATTCTTTTGCGAAAAGTTGGAGGTGTCACAAGGAAAGAAAGCCGTAATCCTGGTGATAGCGTTTTTGACAGGCTAGCAATATAAATGACCTTGTCTGGAGCATAGGAAGCAATAGGGGCAAGCGCTCGTTCCTTAAGAAAGCTATAAATGGCATCCTCAATAACGATTAAATCTTTCGCTCTGGCCACTTCCGCAATCATTTTTCTCGTTTCCACGGACATCGTATGTGTCGTTGGGTTATGAAAATCAGGGATAACATAGATGCCTTTGATATGTTCATTTTTACAGGCATACAATAAACCTTCTCTTGTCATCTCGCCCTGGCATTGTTGTATGGCCACCAGTTGTATACCTAGCATATTAGCGGCTGTTTTAATGCCAGCATAGGTAATAGGATCTGTACCAATTCGGTCTCCGGGCTGAAATAGGGCGGCGAGTGTTCCCACAATGGCATTTTGTCCGCCAGCTCCGAGCAAAATAGGTTGATCGGTTTGAAAATTCACCAATTCAAAAAGCTTCATGACAGCTTCATTTTGCCAAGCATTTCCCTCTGGTCGTCCATATTGAAATAGCTTGCTAAAACTAGGTTCGTTCAACATCTTTTTCATAAATCGTGTAATATCATCATTTACAAAATTATCTGGTAACACTGAGCCCATTTCAATGATAGGCGTGGCACGATTCGTGGGGAGTAACATTTTGTTGCTAGCCGCATCCGTTGAAACAAACGTTCCACTCCCAATTGAGGCATAAATTAATCCTTTTTGTCCACAGAGCTTGAAGGCTCGTGTGATGGTGCTTAAATTGACATCTAAAAAATCAGCTAATTCACGCTGTGGAGGAAGTTTTGTCCCTGGCGCTAGCTTTCCATCCTTGATATCTTGTTCAAGTTGATGTGCGATAGCTATATATAATGGAGCCGAAATATGGCTAATATCTGGCTTCCAACTCATTGGGTATTCGTCAAATGAATTAATAGGCATTGAAGAAGCCCTTCTTTCTGTTAATTTGCATACAATAGTTTAATTGTCTTGCATACAATGATAATATTGTATGCACACGATGACAATGATATAATTTTTAAAAAATCAGAAAAAAAGGACCGATTATTATGCAATATTCAGAAAGAATCTTAAAAACCCCATCCTCATTTATTCGAAATATTTTGAAAGTAACAGATGCAGAGGATGTCATTTCCTTTGCAGGTGGGCTTCCAAACCCAATCTCTTTCCCTATTGACGCGTTAAGAGCATCAGTGGACCATGCCATTATGGAAAACGGCAGCCGTTTATTTCAATATTCATCAACACAAGGATATGCACCACTGAGAGAATACATTGCTGCGAAATATCAGCGTGTTCATGGATTAGATGTACAGGCAGATGATGTCTTTATTACTACAGGTTCACAGCAAGCACTTGAACTCATTGGTAAAGTACTCATCAATAAAGGCGATGGCATTATTATCGAAGAGCCTGGTTACTTAGGGGCGATTCAAGCCTTTACATTAAGTGAGCCAACTTTCTATGGGGTGACACTTGAAAACGATGGTCTTAACCTAGAGGAATTAGAGCGCGCCCTTCAACAGCCTAATGTAAAATTCATTTATACGGTACCAAACTTCCAAAATCCAACAGGGCTCACTTACTCAAAAGAAAAACGTGAGCAAATTTGCGAAATAGTGTCCAAATACGATGTTGCTTTAATTGAGGATGACCCATATGGCGAGTTACGATTCCAAGGCGAGCCACTTCCATATATCGGTGCTGGTAAATTAGAAAATAGTATTTTACTAGGTTCTTTCTCTAAAACGGTCACACCAGGCATGCGTCTTGGTTTTATCATCACGAAAAATAAAGAGCTTTTACAGCATATCGAAACAGCAAAGCAAGCTTCTGATCTTCATACAAATATTTTCTCTCAATATGTTATCTATGATTATTTAGCTAGTAATGATTATGCGGAACATGTAAAGAAAATAATTGCGCTGTATAAAAATCAGTCAGATGCGATGCTTGAGGCAATGCAAGAGTTTTTCCCTGCCCATGTTGAATATACACGCCCTGACGGAGGGATGTTTATTTGGGCAACAATGAAGGATGGTACACCAGCCCTTGATGTTTTCCATAAAGCAATGGAACAAAAAGTTGCCTTCGTACCTGGTGATCCATTCTACACGTCAAAAACAAACGTGAATACAATGCGTCTTAACTATACAAATGCAACACCTGAAGTGATTCGTGAAGGAATTAAACGTTTAGCAAGTATATTATAAAAAGTGAAACCGTATAAACGCTTACACAGCGCTTATACGGTTTTTTAATACGAATAATGAATGGTCATCCTAAGACCTGTAGTGTATTACTTGGATTGATGTATGTGTCGATCGGCCTTACATCTTATATCATCCCCACTTTATAGTTCCTTTTCAATTGTCGTTTATTAAAAAACAGCCCTCAAAGAAGAGAGGGCTGCATGTCTTAAAAACCTATTTTGTATATGTTAAAACTGCATTTTTCTTGAATTTTAACATCGCTTCTGTTGCCTCATTTTTACTTGCATACTCAAAAATCCGAACATCCTTTTTATCAAAAACTGTAATAACCCACATGTGAAAAGCTCCCTTCGCTTAGTTTTTATTGTAATATAACAACCACCAAAACTTGAGCTACATATCGTCAACTGTTTTATAACAATTCCTTACTTGATTCTTATTTTACGCTGTTTTTTTTGAAAAGAAAGCTTTATGTGAAGGTCTTCACAAACTGTTCAATTTCAAAACGCTTTCATTGAACAATTTGTGAAAATTGTTATTTGATAGGCATAAAACAGTAAACTCTGTTAGTTCTATCCGTCATTTTTCAATTTATATCCACCAATTTGCTTCTCTCATCCGTCATTTGCCTTACTTTATCTGTCTCAAGCAAAAAACCGTACGAATGTACGGTTTTTTCTGTAGTAGTAAATTTCATTTCATAAGGTTAACAAAAAACTGCTTCTTGCTTTTGTGTTAATTCAATCTCGAAGCCTAAGTCTTCCAACATACGATAATCACTATTCGCCTCTTGACCAGCTGTTGTTAAATAATCGCCTACAAAAATACTGTTTGCTGCATAGAGGCCAAGCGGTTGAAGTGACCCTAAATTAATTTCACGACCTCCCGAAATACGTATTTCCTTTGTAGGATTGATGTAACGGAATAACGCCAAAACTTTTAAACAGTACCGGGGATTTAATTCCTTTGTTCCCTCTAACTTTGTACCATCAATGGCATTTAAAAAGTTCACTGGGATGGAATCAGCGTCCAATTGATGGAGGGCACGTGCTATATTGACTACATCCTCTTTCGTCTCCTTCATACCGATAATGGCACCAGAACAAGGTGAGAGCCCATGCTTTTTCACAATCTCCACCGTATTGACACGATCCTCATAGGTATGTGAAGTAGTAATATAAGCATGATGACGTTCGGATGTATTCAAATTATGGTTGTAGCGATCCACACCAGCTTCCTTTAATTGCTGTGCCTGTTCTTCTTTCAGCAAGCCAAGACAGGCACAAACCTTTAAACCGTATTTTTCTTTAATTTCAGCGACCGCCTCGCTCACTACATTAACATCTTTACGAGTTGGCCCTCGACCGCTTGCTACGATACAATACGTCCCAATTTTGTTGTCAAACGCTCGTTTAGCACCAGCTAGAATTTCTTCTTTTGAAATAAAAGGATATTTTTCAATAGGAGCAGTAGATTTAGACGACTGCGAGCAATAACCACAATCCTCTGGACAATAGCCGCTTTTTGCATTCATAATCATATTTAATTTTACTTTTTTACCATAATAATGACGACGAATCGCAAAAGCACCATCCATCACCTCCAATAGCTCATCATCTTCACAATTTAAAATGGCCAGTGCCTCCTCATTGCTAATGATTTTGCCAGCAATTACTTCTTGCGCTAATTGTTTATAATTCATATGACATTCTCCCTTTCCACTTGTGAAATTTTCACATTTCTTGCCGACTGAAATACTTTATACAATCTTTCTGCTAGTAGGCCTGATGTGATAGCTAAGCAAAAGTCAGCCACAATGCTGCTTAGAAAACCA is a genomic window containing:
- the bioB gene encoding biotin synthase BioB is translated as MNYKQLAQEVIAGKIISNEEALAILNCEDDELLEVMDGAFAIRRHYYGKKVKLNMIMNAKSGYCPEDCGYCSQSSKSTAPIEKYPFISKEEILAGAKRAFDNKIGTYCIVASGRGPTRKDVNVVSEAVAEIKEKYGLKVCACLGLLKEEQAQQLKEAGVDRYNHNLNTSERHHAYITTSHTYEDRVNTVEIVKKHGLSPCSGAIIGMKETKEDVVNIARALHQLDADSIPVNFLNAIDGTKLEGTKELNPRYCLKVLALFRYINPTKEIRISGGREINLGSLQPLGLYAANSIFVGDYLTTAGQEANSDYRMLEDLGFEIELTQKQEAVFC
- a CDS encoding aminotransferase-like domain-containing protein; its protein translation is MQYSERILKTPSSFIRNILKVTDAEDVISFAGGLPNPISFPIDALRASVDHAIMENGSRLFQYSSTQGYAPLREYIAAKYQRVHGLDVQADDVFITTGSQQALELIGKVLINKGDGIIIEEPGYLGAIQAFTLSEPTFYGVTLENDGLNLEELERALQQPNVKFIYTVPNFQNPTGLTYSKEKREQICEIVSKYDVALIEDDPYGELRFQGEPLPYIGAGKLENSILLGSFSKTVTPGMRLGFIITKNKELLQHIETAKQASDLHTNIFSQYVIYDYLASNDYAEHVKKIIALYKNQSDAMLEAMQEFFPAHVEYTRPDGGMFIWATMKDGTPALDVFHKAMEQKVAFVPGDPFYTSKTNVNTMRLNYTNATPEVIREGIKRLASIL